From the genome of Vigna angularis cultivar LongXiaoDou No.4 chromosome 11, ASM1680809v1, whole genome shotgun sequence, one region includes:
- the LOC108332653 gene encoding lysine histidine transporter-like 5 yields MEHANGNVEMRSARDPHKVENWMPDESDSRKAKWWYSSFHNVTAMVGAGVLGLPFAIAQLGWVPGVITIVVSWLLTFYTLWLLAEMHEMAPGLRFDRYYDLGVHVLGPKKGLWLVMPQQLTVQVASAIVYCVTGGKSLKKFFQILSVRGMSDIRQTYYILIFVVLQIMLSQTPNFHNLKAVSSLAAVMSICYSMVAFIMSVIEGLKGHPRSYDVRSHTTAGRTFDAFNALGTIAFAFAGHSVALEIQATLPSTVEKPSKIPMWRGVVVAYSIVIFCYATVAISGFWAFGNAVEDDVLITLEHPFWLIAIANFMVFLHVVGSFQVFSMPVFDTIETTLVEKLNCNRSVMLRAVSRTIFVCLVGFIGMCIPFFGGLLGFFGGLAFTSTSYIIPCVLWLEATKPRRWSFHWVVSWLSIIVGLIIALLAPIGGVRTIVVSAKTYQLFS; encoded by the exons ATG GAGCACGCCAATGGGAATGTTGAAATGAGGTCCGCTAGGGACCCACATAAAGTGGAAAACTGGATGCCCGATGAGAGCGATTCTAGGAAGGCAAAATGGTGGTATTCATCTTTCCACAATGTTACAGCTATGGTGGGCGCTGGCGTGCTAGGGTTACCTTTTGCTATTGCGCAGCTTGGATG GGTTCCAGGTGTTATAACGATCGTAGTTTCGTGGCTTCTGACATTTTACACACTGTGGCTACTTGCTGAAATGCACGAGATGGCTCCTGGGTTGAGGTTTGATAGATACTATGATCTGGGAGTGCACGTTCTTGGTCCTAAGAAAGGGCTTTGGCTGGTGATGCCGCAGCAGCTAACGGTTCAGGTGGCCTCGGCCATTGTTTACTGTGTCACCGGTGGAAAGTCGCTGAAGAAGTTTTTCCAAATACTGTCAGTTCGTGGCATGAGTGACATCAGACAAACATATTACATTCTGATCTTTGTAGTCTTGCAGATCATGCTTTCCCAAACTCCTAACTTCCATAATTTGAAAGCAGTTTCTTCTCTGGCCGCTGTCATGTCAATCTG CTATTCGATGGTGGCCTTTATCATGTCGGTTATTGAGGGTTTGAAGGGTCATCCTCGGAGTTATGATGTTCGGTCTCACACAACTGCAGGGAGGACTTTCGATGCCTTCAATGCCCTTGGAACCATAGCTTTTGCCTTTGCAGGTCACAGTGTTGCCTTGGAGATTCAGGCCACATTGCCCTCTACAGTAGAGAAACCTTCAAAGATTCCAATGTGGCGAGGTGTGGTTGTGGCATATTCCATAGTCATTTTTTGCTATGCAACAGTTGCAATATCTGGATTCTGGGCATTTGGAAACGCTGTTGAAGATGATGTTCTCATCACCCTCGAACACCCCTTTTGGCTCATTGCCATCGCTAACTTTATGGTCTTTCTTCATGTTGTGGGAAGCTTCCAG GTTTTTTCCATGCCTGTGTTTGATACAATAGAGACAACTTTGGTGGAAAAATTGAATTGTAATCGCTCAGTCATGCTTCGCGCTGTTAGTCGAACAATTTTCGTTT GTCTGGTGGGATTTATTGGCATGTGCATTCCATTTTTTGGAggacttttagggttttttggAGGACTCGCTTTCACGTCAACATCATATATT ATTCCTTGTGTGTTATGGCTTGAGGCAACAAAACCTAGAAGATGGAGTTTCCATTGGGTGGTATCATGG TTAAGCATCATTGTTGGACTTATCATAGCACTTCTTGCACCGATTGGAGGAGTACGAACAATTGTGGTTTCCGCCAAGACTTACCAACTATTTTCCTAA